A segment of the Juglans regia cultivar Chandler chromosome 15, Walnut 2.0, whole genome shotgun sequence genome:
TAAAAAAGTGTATGtaaccatcatattatcactaacatatataatcaaatacataaataagttagacactaacatattataactaatatattatcaataacatacataatcaaatactatatcactatatgatattattatatctatatatactaataaaacCGGAAAAAGGGACCAAATGAGACcggaaccggtaaaaccggaagttcCGGTTTAGGGATGTAACCGGTGTGGTTTCGGTTcgtcaaatctcaaaaccggtGTATACTAGTTCGGTTctaaaatatatccaaaattGAGCCAAACCAGatcagttacacccctaattgtgGCCGTGAGAGGGTTAAGAATGAAATGCTACCTTTTCTTTGCTCCAGTTGGGAGTTAGGTGGTTTCTATATCAAATGCATTGATATGATCTTTTTATTCATTGTACtttttatattagattttttcttgttttttgggAAAATTGGCTTATTTCAAGATCTCTCCCCACCTCATTGATGCCTTTACTACTCTTGTTACATGTAGCACTAACCAGATTGATACATGAGGTTTTAATCtgataagcaattttcttttttctgtttcatTTTTGGCATCAAGATTGGTTTAGTTTTCAGGATTGTTTTTTATTCCTAGTGATATATTGATATGTTGGATGGAAAATCtgtatttttatctaaatattgTAGTTTGTATCATATTCATGGtgaaatcacaaaaaaaaaaatgtgaattgcTTGTGATTAGAGTTTTACTAACTAGATGGATGTATTGACAGAATTCTTTTGTTCACCAAAGTGGTTAGACTTTGTTTGactttattagttttctttgcTATGTTAAAAATGGTATTGATCTGCATGTCAAGATCTTATGCTGGTAGGAAGGGCATCTTGCATTTGCCAGAGTAAGATCTTTTGTctgatatatttaatttaaagaaagaaaaaacctttttgatctaatatattattgtaaaattttcaaattttcctaGGTATATGGTTTTTATGATGAGTGCCAGAGGAAGTATGGAAATGCTAATGCATGGCGGTATTGTACAGATGTTTTTGACTATTTGACACTCTCAGCAATTATTGATGGAACagtaaatctctctctcatctatcaatacatataatatgtatTGACTTATAAGTTCTTTGCTTTATGCATTATAGCTGCATACGTTtggaattttaaatataatttgatataccGTCCCAGGTGCTTTGTGTCCATGGTGGTCTTTCTCCTGACATTCGAACAATTGATCAGGTTTTGTTTTCCCCTCTTCAGCAATTGGTCATTAGAGTCATTCAACTATAGCattatttatatgcattttatAGATTTTACTGGCAATGCCTATGCAATGCATGGATGATATTATGCTGCAGAGAGCATTATATttacttaaatgatttttgtgGAATCCAATAGAAActataaatctattttcttttcttgatttttaaaTCAGTTGCAATCTTTAATGTTTTCTTGTTATTGTGTATAGAAATGATGGGAGgcctaaaacacaaaaagaatttTCTCTGTTCCCTAGTGAGCTATAACATCTAGggattttatgtaaaaaaaaatttcttagtaAGGATCTGTAATCACATACATATGGTATGGTGTCAAAAAAACTATCCCATTGGAATAGTTAGGAGAAAAAATGTGCAACTTTTGTTATTCCTCTTTTGCTTGGTCTTTAGCAGTTGTCTGTGATAACTGATAAGTAGCTTACTCACGTAGTTTCCACTGATCACTTTTATGGCTGACGGGAAGTTTTGTGTTCATTATTATTGCAACTTCAATATTATCAGAACTAATTCTGCAGATGCGGGTTATAGAACGAAATTGTGAAATTCCACATGAGGGGCCATTTTGTGATCTCATGTGGAGTGATCCTGAGGATATTGAAACATGGGCAGTTAGTCCGCGTGGAGCTGGTTGGCTTTTTGGGTCCAGGGTCACTTCTGAGGTAATATGAAATGCTTTACTCTTTAATAGGATATTTTTCCTGCTGATCTtatgaatatttcatatcatgcagttcAATCGCATAAACAATCTTGATCTGGTTTGTCGAGCACACCAACTTGTACAAGAGGGCCTCAAGTACATGTTTCAAGATAAAGGCTTAGTAACTGTGAGGCTCTGTACTTGCAATATTAGTTTTGCTGCTTGGTTATTTTATAGGTTGAATGAGTAGATAGTTTCTGGATCTTTGCAGGTGTGGTCTGCACCAAATTACTGCTATCGTTGCGGGAATGTGGCTTCCATATTGAGTTTCAGTGATAATATGGTGAGATTACACGCACTTGCTTCTctggtttattttttgaaggcaATTGGCTTATTTGGTTAGATTATTCCTACATAATAAAAAGGAGTTTTAAGTTCAGACTTAGGTGTGATACTgtgatatttaaatttttgaagtCCACGTGTTATCGCTTTATGCAGAGGGATACTAATCTGTTTAATTTGATCACTAGGTTTCTTCTCATTCTTTGTGCTGCAgtgtttacttattaaaaaaaattatgttacaGTGTGAGATCATTTTAGAACTTATTTCTGCTTGTTTGTAGTTGTGCACCTAACGGTTTGTATCTTAGTAATCCAAATATCTATATGGCATGATAAGATTGTAAGGTATTTTTTGATTTGACAATGCATGAAAGACTATTGCTGTTAAAAGGAGTACTCTCATGATTCGGTTAATGATTTGGGCTCATGATTGCATACTGCTTGAGCAGGTCCAAACTTGCACTTATGCGATTGACTAAAGCTGAATCTAAG
Coding sequences within it:
- the LOC109002832 gene encoding phytochrome-associated serine/threonine-protein phosphatase-like isoform X2 produces the protein MDLDQWISKVKEGQHLLEDELQLLCEYVKEILIEESNVQPVNSPVTVCGDIHGQFHDLMKLFQTGGHVPETNYIFMGDFVDRGYNSLEVFTILLLLKARYPANITLLRGNHESRQLTQVYGFYDECQRKYGNANAWRYCTDVFDYLTLSAIIDGTVLCVHGGLSPDIRTIDQMRVIERNCEIPHEGPFCDLMWSDPEDIETWAVSPRGAGWLFGSRVTSEFNRINNLDLVCRAHQLVQEGLKYMFQDKGLVTVWSAPNYCYRCGNVASILSFSDNMEREVKFFTETEENNQMRGPRTGVPYFL
- the LOC109002832 gene encoding phytochrome-associated serine/threonine-protein phosphatase-like isoform X1, translated to MDLDQWISKVKEGQHLLEDELQLLCEYVKEILIEESNVQPVNSPVTVCGDIHGQFHDLMKLFQTGGHVPETNYIFMGDFVDRGYNSLEVFTILLLLKARYPANITLLRGNHESRQLTQEGHLAFARVYGFYDECQRKYGNANAWRYCTDVFDYLTLSAIIDGTVLCVHGGLSPDIRTIDQMRVIERNCEIPHEGPFCDLMWSDPEDIETWAVSPRGAGWLFGSRVTSEFNRINNLDLVCRAHQLVQEGLKYMFQDKGLVTVWSAPNYCYRCGNVASILSFSDNMEREVKFFTETEENNQMRGPRTGVPYFL